CAGGTTATACAGGGCGTCGACGTTGCTCTGATCGATCACTTTAAACGTACGCTGGGTCTGCACAAACTGCATAAAACGTTCCAGCGAGTTGCGCAGCCGTTTGTACGACAGCGGTTTGATGATGTAATCAAAGGCGCCGTTACGAATGGCCTGGCTGCAGGTGTGCATATCGCTGGCGGCGGTGATGAAGATTACCGAACAGCCGGGATTTTTGACCGCAGGCTCTTCCATCAGCTCGATGCCTTGCCCGTCCGGCAGGAAATTGTCCAGCAGGATTAACCGCGGCCGTTGTGCGCTGACTTTGGCTCGCGCTTCGCTCAGGGTCGCGGCATAGGCGACGACGCGCAGATTAAAATTCTTCTCGATAAACTCTGCATGCAGTGTTGCCAACTGCGGTTCATCTTCGACGATCAAAACGTCCAGTGCTTCAGGTTGCATGCTTCGGGTGCCCGTTTTTTATCAATTCTTGGGGATAAACAGGGAAAAAATGGCGCCGTGCGGCTCATTGTCCGACACTTCTATACTGCCGTGCGCCTGGGCGACATGGCTGGCGACCAAGTGCAGGCCGATGCCGTGATCGCCGTG
The nucleotide sequence above comes from Serratia rhizosphaerae. Encoded proteins:
- a CDS encoding response regulator encodes the protein MQPEALDVLIVEDEPQLATLHAEFIEKNFNLRVVAYAATLSEARAKVSAQRPRLILLDNFLPDGQGIELMEEPAVKNPGCSVIFITAASDMHTCSQAIRNGAFDYIIKPLSYKRLRNSLERFMQFVQTQRTFKVIDQSNVDALYNLQSKQFSTEPSAKGIEPNTLELVQALFIRRPDYAHAVEDIVEQAGISKTTARRYLEYCVSTQFVRVEMVYGNIGHPRRLYRKA